The proteins below are encoded in one region of Mauremys reevesii isolate NIE-2019 linkage group 15, ASM1616193v1, whole genome shotgun sequence:
- the LOC120383904 gene encoding zinc finger protein 585A-like has protein sequence MQENYETVTSLGFPLPKPNLITRLERGEEPWVPELQPCEERGIPRGTHTAGDKRMSENEEGNQQQEVPGHRESQGTFVGRPHMCLDCGKSFMRRSDLVCHQAVHTGERPHKCLDCGQSFIWWSHLILHQRIHTGEKPHKCLTCGKSFIRRSTLLDHQAVHTGERPHKCLECGKSFIRRSKLLNHQAVHTGERPHKCLDCAKNFIQRSDLVRHLAVHTGERSHKCLDCGKSFIWKSGLVKHQIIHRGEKSHKCLDCGKSFTQRSSLMAHQTIHTGERPHKCLDCGKSFIRRSDLVRHQAVHTGERPHKCLDCGKSFIERSILLNHQAVHTGERPHKCLICGKSFIWRSGLVKHQVVHTGERSHKCLDCGKSFTQRSYLMTHQIIHTGEKSYKCLDCGKSFTERSYLMTHQAIHTGEGPHKCLDCGKSFTKKSNLMAHQTIHTGERPHKCLDCGKSYRQRSHLVVHQVVHTGERPHKCLDCGKSFTRRSVLVKHQAIHTRGK, from the exons atgcaggagaactatgagacggtgacctcgctgg GATTTCCCCTTCCCAAACCTAACCTGATCACccggctggaacgaggggaagagccgtgggtgccTGAACTCCAGCCCTGTGAGGAAAGAGGGATCCCGAGAGGCACCCACACAG caggtgacAAGAgaatgagtgagaacgaggaggggaATCAACAGCAGGAAGTTCCTGGGCACAGGGAATCACAGGGGACCTTTGTGGGAAGACCCCATAtgtgcttagactgtggaaaaagcttcatgcggaggtcagaccttgtttgtcatcaggcagtccacacaggagagagaccccataagtgcttagactgtggacaGAGTTTCATATGGTGGTCACACCTTATTttacatcagcgaatccacactggagagaaaccccacAAGTGCTTAACCTGTGGAAAAAGTTTTATACGGAGGTCAACCCTACTTGATCACCAGGcagtccacactggagagaggccccataagtgcttagagtgtggaaaaagtttcatacGGAGGTCAAAGCTACTTAAtcatcaggcagtccacactggagagaggccCCATAAATGCTTAGACTGTGCAAAAAATTTCATAcagaggtcagaccttgttaGACATCTAgcagtccacaccggagagagatcccataagtgcttagactgtgggaaaagtttcatatggAAGTCAGgccttgttaaacatcagataatccacagaggagagaaatCCCATAAATGTttggattgtgggaaaagcttcacacAAAGATCAAGTCTTATggcacatcagacaatccacacaggagagagaccccacaagtgcttagactgtgggaaaagtttcatacggagATCAGATCTTGTTAGACATCAAgcagtccacaccggagagagaccccataagtgcttagactgtgggaaaagtttcatagaGAGGTCAATCCTACTTAACcatcaggcagtccacactggagagagaccccataagtgcttaatctgtgggaaaagtttcatatggAGGTCAGGCCTTGTTAAACATCAAGtagtccacaccggagagagatcccataagtgcttagactgtgggaaaagtttcacacaAAGATCATATCTTATGacacatcagataatccacacaggagagaaatcctataaatgtttggactgtgggaaaagtttcacagaAAGATCATATCTTATGacacatcaggcaatccacactggagagggaccccacaagtgcttagactgtgggaaaagtttcacaaaaaaatcaaatcttatggcacatcagacaatccacacaggagagagaccccacaagtgcttagactgtggaaaaagttACAGACAGAGGTCACACCTTGTTGTACATCAGGtagtccacactggagagagaccccacaagtgcttagaTTGTGGAAAAAGTTTCACACGGAGGTCCGTCCTTGTTAAACATCAAGCAATCCATACAAGAGGGAAATAA
- the LOC120383985 gene encoding zinc finger protein 641-like produces MQENYQTVTSLGFPLPKPDLITRLERGEEPWVADLQACEERGILRGTHTELWSNKPGQAQPLLRSPLGSASGVQ; encoded by the exons atgcaggagaactaccagacggtgacctcgctgg GATTCCCCCTTCCCAAACCTGACCTGATCACccggctggaacgaggggaagagccgtgggtggCCGATCTCCAGGCCTGTGAGGAAAGAGGGATCCTGAGAGGCACCCACACAG agctttggagcaacaagccaggacaagcacaaccacttttgaggagtccactcggTTCAGCCTCTGGAGTCCAATAG